A window of Quercus robur chromosome 12, dhQueRobu3.1, whole genome shotgun sequence genomic DNA:
TAAAATTGAATGTAGAAAAATCAGGTGTCAAGgaaaaccaaacaaagaaagtaaattcttcttctctcttctctgcTAAGAAACCTGCAAGCAATATAGAAGCTGTAACAGCGACAAAAAGGACTCTTGAAACAAATGTGAAATTATCTGGGGCATCAAGAACCTTCAGACGAGGTCCACTTCGTGGTGACTCTTCATTTAAGAACTCGGGTAAGTCGAAAATGAAGCCAGACCATCAAGTTAATTCTTTAGATAACCAATCTTCAAATTATATTCCTGAAAATAACAAAGTTGGTTGCAGTGGGATAAGTTAATCATGTGTTGACTTGTTCATTATAATGTTTGTTTGAGATTTAGTTcacttaatttaaaatttttgaccTCACAGGTTCTCTTTTTAAGTCAAAATCGTTCAACATTATGGACTCAAAAGTGAAAGGTCAACTTTCAAAAGACATTGTtgtccaaaagaaaaaattttccaGCAATACTGCTGCTGAGGATAAGAGAATAGAATGTTTCAGAATGATGAGAAAATCTATGTCATTTAGCTCAAATGCTACTGATGCGAAGGTTAAACCACTAGCTTCCAATTTTTCTCTTGTTGAGGATTTGAAGAACTTAAACCATGCAAAATGGAACTCAACTCAAGGGAAGTATACATCTGTGTTACAATCTAAAGTTAGTTCACCAGTTGCTAATTCTGGTGTTTCTGCATCAATGAGTGGAAATGAAATTGTATCGCGTGGTGAAACCTTTTCATCAGGATCCAAATATCATGATATTGAGGTAGTTGAGGGTCATGAACAATCAAACAATTCATTGAATGCATTTAGTCATCTTGCTAAAAAAGGCTTAAAAAACGAATTTGATGATGTGAGCCGGCATATTGAGCATTCCACAGAAGCAGCATGTTCAATAAAAACGAATAATTCAAATACCACATTTCCTTCCAATGAAAGGCCTTATTTGAGAAACTTTACCTCATTTACAAAAGTCATTCCTTCTCAAGTTTCTGCTGTTCCCCAGATTCATTGCATCTGGCAGTATGGTCTTTTGCTCTTTTCTGAAAGTTcattgctgtgtgtgtgtgtttttttttttttttaataaaactcgAAGTCACTTCTGTGCCTTGATAGAAATGTCTCATGCAAAAATGTCTAACATTTCATGCAGAGGGGAATTTGAAATGCAGAGAAGTGAAAAACTTCCAAGTTCTTGTTATGGGATGCAAGCACACTTATCAACTAATGCTTCACCTAAAGTTCTTGAAGTAGTTCTCAAGCTtcctcaaaaaattatattggaGGAAGTACCTCGCTTAAGTGCTTGGCCAACTCAGTTCTCTCAAAATCATGCCACATAAGATAATATTGCACTTTACTTTTTTGCAAAAGACTTAGAAAGGTTTGTTTTGGCATTTGCTTTTGTGAATTAAAGTGCTCCCCTCCTGCTGACATTCAATACATATTTCTAAATTCTTTTATGCAGCTATGGAAGAAACTACAAGAGATTGCTTAAATGCATGATTAAGAATGACATGGCTCTCAAAGGAAATTTGGACGGGGTTgatctattaattttttcatcTAATTATCTTCCTGAAAATTCTTAGCGTAAGTTGTACTTAGCTTAATTTTCTTCCATATAAATGACAAATGCTATATAGGGATCCACTTACACATTTTCATTCACGTCTTTAAATTACCCTGTTTGTCCTTGGCAAGTTGGAATAAACTGTTATATTTATGGGGTGTATTTCGTGGAAGAAGGCTTAGTTGTTTACAAGACATACAGAGTTCCCAAATGGTaatcacacacacacgcacatatATATACTACATTCAGTAAATACCCAAtgtttaaatgaaattttttaaatttcttcttctgttttgtGACTTGGTCTATAGAAGTACTACTCCActctatattttatatttttagaatgcacttggtttttttttaaaaaaagaaaggattaaTTACTGAATTTGAGGAATTCATTGTATGTAGTGTAGCATATAACTTGTACATAATGCCAAGTGAAGATTCGATGCTTGATTGATTGGAATATATATGCTTCTTCAATTATCGATTTATCTATTTCTCATCTTGATTTGGTTTTAACTTAAGTACCTCCAatttgtttttaacaaaatgtCAGTTAACTTTTATTCAAAGGCCAATATGTTATGTAACTTATGTTCCTTACCGTAAAATCATGGCAAATGTGCAATTTAATTTGTTCTTCCGGTTTTAAATAATAGATAAACGTGCTGATTACCTTAGAATATCAGTATAGTACTGATGAAGCTTTTTATTCTAGCAGAGACAAGAAAGAGATACTAGGAAGCAGGATATGAATCTCAAACCATGTTTTCAAGAAAGTAGTGAACATATTGTGGACCAAGAACGTGAATTCAAGAGGATGAAGAGTAGTTCTAGAGGCACAAAGAATTCTACAAATAGATTTCGAATTTGGTAGAAATGATGTCAGTCCAACTACCTTTTCCGGGGATAATTTCAGAAAATGTGGGGAATATGATATGTCTAAATCTTCCACAGAGGGGCAAGTACCtgaaaacaaattaaagaaaCAGGGAGTCATGCCTTAATTTCTTTGTAAAATGGACAATAAAATTAACCAGGAGAAGCATTCTGAGCCACagacaaacaaaaacaataaagatGGTGATGAAGACCCTCTGTCACTTTCTCTCTCGCTTTCGTTTCCTTTCTCCAATCAAATCTAGTTGCCATGAACACATTGCTATCCCTTTTTCTGTGGCCTTCCTAACTCTTAGATTTTTAGTATGATGCATTGTAAATGGTTAGTGGATCTTTTGAGGTATACCAGGATCATAATTACGATCCTAATGCTGCTTTACTA
This region includes:
- the LOC126709598 gene encoding uncharacterized protein LOC126709598; the encoded protein is MLEERIEKGDQHKDQKAARTSKASFMHKSMESSGNSSTLRCKDGLKLNVEKSGVKENQTKKVNSSSLFSAKKPASNIEAVTATKRTLETNVKLSGASRTFRRGPLRGDSSFKNSEGNLKCREVKNFQVLVMGCKHTYQLMLHLKFLK